The Clarias gariepinus isolate MV-2021 ecotype Netherlands chromosome 28, CGAR_prim_01v2, whole genome shotgun sequence DNA window ACTGAGTTCCTTAAAGCCAGTGGTTCTCGACTCCATTCCTGGAAAACCACTGACCTACGCACATCAGCACTTCAGACTTTTCTAACACTTATTGAATTGGTATGGTAGAGCAGGGAAATCACTAAAATACGATTTGTCTGCCTGAAATAAGGTTAAAACCCACTGCTTTATGCGGCacatggcttagtggttggcactgtccaGTTTtcaaagacatggagattaggctaattcccaaattgcctgtagtggaTGTAtgagcgtgtgtgagtgtgtgtatgtgtgtgtgccctgtaatggattggtaCAGGCCTCAGTCCCCCTAGCGACCCTGTACATGGGATAAAgtgatgcaaaaaaattataataataagatcACGGGATAAAAAATCCATATGTACAATTGGAAAATAGCATCAAATTGAAGATTGTTATACGACATGCAGAAATGTACTTCCGCCTGTATTGATTTTAGTGCTCACATCAGGAGCAGTGGAacttaactcactcactcatctggGGGGGGGAGTCtttgggggtggggggaggggaTGTCTTTGGGGGTGGGGGAAGGGGGGGGCAGACCGGATTACCCAAAGGAAACCTACCAAACAtagggagaacatccaaactccatgcagacagagatgggaatcaaacccagaccctggaggtgcatggcaacagtgctaaccactaagccaccgtgccgccgcAGTGGAACCAAGGAGCATTTATATTCTGGGCCTGTTCTATTGTATGAAGTAAAGCTATTACAGAGCACTTCCTGTGGAGTTGCAAGACAGACATAACAAGACTTTTGTGTGACATCATAAACCCTTTGACCCTCGAAATCTTTGGAAaaataacatgttttaaaaatacgCATTAATACACATGTTGGTATTAACAATAACCAGGttggtattatttttattattattattattgttattattattattattattaagtctaTCCTGGGATAGTACAGATAACAAGACACTACTGTTAATCTAATCTACTAATGTACAACCCAACCCTatctataatatatttattgcaaAGTAAAATAGCACCAGGAAAAaaagggagcgagagagagcgagagagagcgagagatgtGTATGTATCTATTTagtgtactgtaaatatcaCATCCTGTTAGAGACTGATGttgatttgtatttttcttttttttcacatcctGTGTTGCACCGATACCTGGAACATCTGAGTCATGTCCTCACAGTTCCGTTGCTGGGCTACATCGCACAGGCGTGCTGTGATGTCAATCCGTCTGCATATGTCCATGTCCACCTTCATGGCCTTCTCCTGGATCTTACTGTCCAACTCTGAGAGGTCCTGAATAGAGTGGAAGATGGAGAGAGGTTACAAAGCAAATACCCCAGCATATCCTATATGATTTAAATTGAAATCTTACGAAAAAACGTCAATTATAaaagttgtaattttttttgacaGTTGACTCACGTTACTCATGAGGCCTTTAAAGATGATGAGCTCGGCCTTCAGCTGCTTCACTCGGAGAGCGAGCTTATCCTGACACATCTCGCTCATGTACAGGTCCTGGACACATGGATTTAAAAGCAAGGGAAAAAATTCCATTTGTAGTTTgtgtttttagacattcagtTTTAGATGATCTGcagtccattttttttatattggccAAGGCTTAAGCTACCAAATCAGATTCCCGCTTATTGTGACCTCCCATACCAGGGGTAAGCAAGTTCGGTCCTAGAGAGCCGCCCTTCGGTCCCCGAGAGTTCAGCTCCGACCCTAATCAAACACCCCTGAACAAGCTAACCAAGGTCTCCAGGATTGCTAAGGCTACAGGCAGGTGAGTTTTTTTCTGCAGGACTGTGACTCTCTAGGACTGAACTTGCCTACCCCTGTCTTATCCCGATGCACCCTCACCCTCCGCTCCACCCagttctgctgttctctgggcGCCATTTCCTCCTAAAAGCTTAGGTCTCACCTTAAACAGCTTACCAAGCTTACTTTTACATCGCTACGGTCTTTTTTTCAACCTTCTCAAGTTCTCCCACCACACCCCACTGCTCCGCTCTCGGCACTGGCCTcttgtagctgcccgcatcaaataaaaaaccctgatgctcggctcgcctacaaagctaaaaatggctcAGGACCCACTTACCTCttagctctaatcacaccacacaccacaccacactcgctccgatcctccagcactgctcggctggtcccaccatctctggAGACATGCATCTAGACTCTTTTCACTTTCACCTAGGTgatggaatgaacttcctctagatgtccatacagcgtctctggcaatctttaaacaatGACTTAATACATACCTGTTTTTTCAGTACTTTTTTGGGTTTATAACCCAATGCTTATTTAggaacctagtaacccagtttaaggatctatccaatgatggaaacttaagCACTCTTGTAAGTCTCTCtgtatgagagtgtgtgcgAAATGCcttgatttaaatgtaaatgtaaagctacagacactgaaacagcatgttTGGGAAAGgagtgaaacaaaaaaaatcatgcagccAGGACGCAGAATCTGATTTGTATCAGTTAAAACAATTCAAACACATCCTCTACAATCTTTTGCAAACTTGTTAAACGCCGTATAAGATGAAAGATGTACAAGAAGGACAGATGAGACGTTAATTTCCCTCACATCCAGTACATTTACACTGTCTTGCTCTAAAATGTTAGAATTCAATTTTGTCCTTGTAGTAACCTGGTCCACACAGCCACATTACCATTATGAAGACTTTTAATagtaattaacttttaaaaaaaaaacaagtttatatTAAAGTTGTGCTTATTTATTTAGGAGTAATATGGTGAGTCTGAGGCCAAAACTGATAGGACATTTTACCTCTTCTAGGTCTGCAATCTTCTCCTGTAGGTCCACTCGTACTGAGTACTCTTCCTCCCACCTGtcatgaaaaaaagaacatttaaatttatactaatgtataatatacaaaatatataaattacaaattCTTATCCATAATTAAAGGCTAAAggtaaaaatactgtatgttgaggGAGGGGAGGGAAGAATAAattccactaaataccagcaaattctggaagcaaacatcacaccatctgtTAAAAactgaagctgaaaagaggattgcttctacaacaggacaatgatcctgaACATACTTCAAAATCCACTATGGAACACCTCAAGAGACGCAAGCTGAAGATTTTGGAatggccatcacagtcccctgatttaaacatcatcGAAAATTAgtgggtagatcttaaaagagcaaccaaagaatattacagaactagaagcCTTTTTCAAGGAAGAATGGAagaaaatcccaagtacaaGAATTGAGAGACTTTAAGCTGGATATAAAAAGCGTTTAGAaaagctgtgatatctgccaggggaggtgttactaagtactgatcatgtagggtgcccaaacttttgcacagtgcaacaataatgtttttatttttttatctgggTTCAATCTATGACATTTCCAAGAGAGAAATCTGTGTTAatatcttttcaattaaaaaatcaccaaaatctgttatttatcaaggggtgcctaaactttcgCATAagactgtatacagtaaatgactCAGGTCTCATTAGTCTAATTAGAGTTGAGAGCAGTAAGGCGATGTTAAACGCTCCTCCTGTGGCACTGTGGGCATTCGGAGCACTCACAGTCATGCTGCATTGCAGATGCTGAGGCACAGGGGGAGGAGGCACAAGactgggctgtgtgtgtgtgtgtgtgtgtgcgtgtgtgtgtgtgtgtgtgatttcagttattatttactgtaacagGGCTTAGAGGAAAGACTGCAGGAATCAGTCCAATAGAAGGGCAAACAAAATTGCAGACGTCATGCACAGAAACTTCAAATATGTCAGTCTGGGCAGGAGGTCGGTggaaagaaggaaataaaaaatctgttcaTAGTACAACTAAGACCTGTGTGAGACCTATACATAATGGATTGAAgggatttttaaatacacaacagACAAAACAGTTCTGCCAGGATTCCTGTTTTCTTTGGCTTTGGGGCGACAACAACTATGAATTCAGACATACATCACCCGGTCATTACATGACGTGAGGTAAACATCATATATTATGAAAGTTATAATCCACCAAAACATGGTGGGACTAAAAAGTGTCTCTAAAAATCGAAATTTTAATCGGGGGAATATGCGTACACATTTATATTCTTATAAGATTAAAAGAAACGCATTTTTGCTAAATACAGTTTTCTGCTCGTTTttgtctgtagtgtccgtaacctttTTGACTTCATTCACTttcatttagatgaaacttggccaatttagattttacatgacaagacataaacctgaaaaattgttttattcttaaatGTGAAACTGTTAAGATATGGCAACATGAATTtcacatggttacagacactacagattttttcctttttaagttTTAACCAAAAAACCggaatgctttaattttaacaattttaacagtccatatgcttctagaaggttactccaattttagtatcaatactcgtaaagaaatattaataattagcattttaaactattattgtttaaagcgagacagtaaaactaaaaaaaaaatggccatttttggtGGGGCACATACAAAGTCATCCctccaaaacagctgaagttaACCACTTGACAATTTTTGAATGTAGCTTCTCTGgcacaacataaaaaataaaatcagcaccaatactgtgtacTGGCCGAATGGAATATATTAAGCGGCACTTGAATGTGTTGGGAAAATGGGCAACCGTAGGGATCTGAGTGACTTGGACAAggaccaaattgtgatggctagatcaATTGGGTCGGAGCATCTCCATTGGTGTTCCTGGTTTTTAGTTGTTAGCacgtaccaaaagtgatccaagaaaGGACAACTGGTAAACTCATGACCAAGTCCTGGGCTCCCAAGGGTTTGATGCATATCACCTACTTAAACATTACTACAGACCGAGTAACAGGTTGTATGGCAATGCTGTTTCGTAATGGCAGGGGCCACTTTCAGCAGGACATACTGCCAAAAAATGGGTTATATTTCAAAGTTTAATCTGCATatgaactgtggaaggaaaccgaagAATTCTAGGGGAACAACccaggcacagggagaacatgaacatgaactccatgaacacagaccccgagaggaggaatcgaacctggaacctggagaAGCAacagcgacagtgctaaccactagtcACCCAATCAAATTAGTGGACAGAAATTAgctgttgtactgtataagtgaaaatacacatgtaaaaaTCAGGGTCAGAACAGATTAAACAGGGGGGCAATATGACCTTACAATACCGATAACTGTTCAGTTCAGTTAGGATATGAAACATACAGCACATGCAGGATGATGCCTCTAGTGATCCGAACAACTCTTGTTTTTTGCCCATAAACATATTGTATTTTTGTCCGCTCACTCTTTCCATCATTATCGCAAGCGAGCTCGCCCAGCCTGACAACATGCTGCAAAAAGCACGGCCAGCAGAGCCTGGAAAAAGCTCAGTTCTGATTGGCCGCTTCTGATTGGCGAAGAAACATCCACTAAGAATGAAGCATCTTCCAGGATTTCTTCCTTAGCTGGGAGATGTTGAGAAAGCACAAGGATTTGAGggagcgaaaaaaaaaatttggaaagagaATTGGAAAGTTTTTTCCAGAAAAATgagacaaataataaaaaaaaaatgtcacaaaacattatgtcacagcattacGCTAAACAACCTGGATAAAATTTactgaaacttttgcagtacttagatatctgcctgaactttaacctgcaccataagtgaaatcaaaatgttgagtgaaGGCGatattataaacagttatgtgtcagatttaataatctactttaaaataagatactAATACTGGTAAGTTGCTGGAAAGCAACCTTGGGTAACCAGAAAGGcacctatataaataaaatgcattattatcgttattattattattattggtattatttaattgctcaatgtaaacaaacacctgcaccaatagatattaattagaaaagctaaactgaatatttttactgaaatgatttaatattttcatgtggTACAAGTGAATTTAATGTCCCtgaagtcattttaagacaaaacttcatctttatccgatttactttttcgatttcacatctgtgattcactcctTGATTACTGAAcatggagtgtatttgtctgacaacaagagtgAAATACAACttggcgtaaaaaaaaaaggtgtgagaTACTTAATCTTATAACAGAGTTATAAGAGAGAGAGTTAGTCAGAGAGTTGTgtcatacagaaagacagacagacatgtacgtggtcttcaacctgaaataataataatattaatatcactgattacattaaagctgatcagcatcATTTCAGACCAGGAGAGATGATAAGTGCAGGAATGCTGACCTTTGCTTGTATTCATCCCTTTCCATCTTCACTTTCGCCAGCACGTTTTTAAGGGCTCGGATTTCCGGCGTGGTGGTGTCGATTTGAACCCCAACCCCGTCCTGGTACGGCCATGACACCCTGGGACCCGAAACCCTAAACTCCCAGCTATTGTTGAACCTCCCAGGAGGGTTGTGGAACCAGATCGAGTTGGGATGAGCCTGCGGTGCGGAGTTGGTCCACCTTTCCGTCGAGACACCATCGGAGATGGACTTGGGATCGACTGGAGACGGTGGGTTAAGGGTGAGCGGTGGGGAAAGGTTGGAGTTTGAGTCGATCAGATTTCCAGAGTCGAGGAATATCTTGTTTCTGGGAACGAGTCTCGGCCCGGATGAAGTTCTGGTCAGACATGAAGAATGGTTTGTTGAGAAGTCCAGTCCAGGACCTTGTCCACATCCTCTGTCGTTATTGTTAGCTTCTAGGGCTTGCTGGAGCTGGCTTTCCAGCGCCTTGTTTCTGCGCTCCAGCTCATGCACTTTGGCCAGGAAGCAGCGGAAGCGCAGGTTCAGAGTCTTCAGGACGCTGATGTTGGAGCCCAGATCGTTGCGCAGAGCCGccgcaggaggaggaggaggaggaggaagatgaggaaGGGATGCGCGTGACAGAGAGCCGCTTGGATGGAAATACCCGAAGCTGTTAGACAGAGAGCCTGAATCCCAGCTATCCCCAAAGCAGAAACCTTGATCAGGTGATGATGCGTCTCCAGACTCCGGATCGGATAAACTCATCCCGGGGTTCTGTGGATACTGGACCGAGTGCGCGCTCTCCACAAAACCGGGATCCATTCTACGGGAAAATCGGAAGTGCTGGAAATCTGGCATGAACTCCGTTTCCACAGTCTtgctgtattgtattgtattgtattgtattgtagaGTCTCTTCTCGCGCAATCTGACCTGTATAGCTTATTATCCCGCAGAGCCCATGCAGGCTTGAGATGCTCCTATAATAACTGCGCAGGCTCTCGCTATAATAAACACGCGCTCAGTTTACCGGAGTTACTGTAGTACACGGTCGTGTGAAAATGATACATATGGTTGCGCGGCTGTCTTCAAAGCCAAGGGCTGAGCCTTTAACTGATATGATGCTGTTTAATAGTGTAAACACTTTATTGCTGAGGATATATTAAGGATTTTcctatttgttacattttatttttttttatatgcgcAATATGACCGAGTTTTATGGTACTGACATCAGCGCGCGCCGAAAAGGACTGCGTAATTCCTCTACATCagctgattgtgtgtgtgtgtgtgtgtgtgtgtgtgtatatatatacacattacagaaaaagaaaaacttttatgtagaaatattttttaatgaacgtatacgttatatattgatatactgAATATGATAATATTAGGATAATAATATATTACTAATGTAATATAGctacattatacatttatcTATACTGATTACAGGAAGGAAGTCACCATCATATAACTATcataattatttcatatatatttacatgaaaatattatgatCGTTATATGATGGTGACTTCCATTACCTGTAAcggtaatatgtgtgtgtgtgtatatatatatatatatatatatatatatatatgtatacacacacacattaccgttcaaaagtttgaggtcacttgcaaatttctttgtttttgtttagtgatttattttctacattctacaacaatactggggatttcaaaactataaaaaataacacatggaattaggtaattacgtaacaacaagaaaaacaacagttagttgttattttaagacacagaggtcagcctttctgtaatatttcttgcaagaacagtattgtcaagtgcatttgctaaatccgtcaagcaccataatgaaactggctctcatgaaggccgtcccaggagggcgagaccaaaacctacctctgccgcagacgagaagttcatttagagttatcagcctgaaaaatgaccaattaacagcacctcagattagaggcgttatgaagtctttacagagcagaagtagcagaaacatctcaccattaactgttcaaaagagattaatgcattttttggacgccttcagcattcctttacaatgtagaaagaatatatatatatatatatatatagtccaaagacatgcggtgTAGGTTGAATAACGTTTCAATTAGCCTGTAGTGTctgatattttgtgtgtgtgtgcttgtgccctatgATGGGTTGCCATCCCATCCAGAATGTACTGCCTTATGCCCTTAGTTCCCATAAATATATACTCTGTGGccctgtgcagaataacaggcATGGGCCATATATggataattaaatgaatgttaaatttgctttaatttgCTTATGTTAAAATGATAATAAGCTTATGATCGAGACATTACAATTAATTTTTCAAGTTGTCCTCCAAAACATTATTGTCGATATAGTAGGTCATGACTtactaattacatttattttctttaatattaatgtattgAAATGTTTCATTGCTTATATAAAATGATGCCCCAGAAGTCTGGaccaaaaggcaaaaaaaaaaaaaaaaaaagctggcaGTTTGATTTTTAGCTgagcaaaagtattggaacagatATTCCAAAATTAAGGTAAAATGACACTCAGTATTTGGTTGTATACTCCTTCGAAAATATGGTACCTGTGAATGGGAACAGGGTCATAGGGCAGGTCAGGTAAGCCAATTAGTGGTTAAGCTGAGAATCATGGGAAATGGAGTTTGTTTTTGATAGGTGCAGGTCATGActgtaaacatgtaaaaatactTTAACGTGCGTCTATATGTAATCTCTATACTTAGGGTTTGCCTTCTTGCTATTAACCACCTGTAATGCGTTCAGTGCTACAAGACCTCGTAACGACCTAACTAGGTAGATAGCTTTCAAACT harbors:
- the iffo1a gene encoding non-homologous end joining factor IFFO1, with the protein product MPDFQHFRFSRRMDPGFVESAHSVQYPQNPGMSLSDPESGDASSPDQGFCFGDSWDSGSLSNSFGYFHPSGSLSRASLPHLPPPPPPPAAALRNDLGSNISVLKTLNLRFRCFLAKVHELERRNKALESQLQQALEANNNDRGCGQGPGLDFSTNHSSCLTRTSSGPRLVPRNKIFLDSGNLIDSNSNLSPPLTLNPPSPVDPKSISDGVSTERWTNSAPQAHPNSIWFHNPPGRFNNSWEFRVSGPRVSWPYQDGVGVQIDTTTPEIRALKNVLAKVKMERDEYKQRWEEEYSVRVDLQEKIADLEEDLYMSEMCQDKLALRVKQLKAELIIFKGLMSNDLSELDSKIQEKAMKVDMDICRRIDITARLCDVAQQRNCEDMTQMFQQVATPPSTLTRNSKQASQTNKANNSNEDSVSISEDDEGKNKDAELCGSLTNPVNEEMQRMLNQLHDCEFEDDCDSLAWEETEETLLLWGDFPRRTWALDSNGEQDESIEKVIKDTESMFKVREKEYQETIDQIELELATAKSDMNRHLHEYMEMCSMKRGLDVQMETCRRLITQSGDRKSPIPISVTVEDAKEGEKERRKACQL